Proteins encoded in a region of the Neodiprion lecontei isolate iyNeoLeco1 chromosome 5, iyNeoLeco1.1, whole genome shotgun sequence genome:
- the LOC107227497 gene encoding optineurin isoform X4 produces the protein MENVQKSYKDSPQDSPSIETIDPASLLEANIKAGVTDENHLRSLGLIMEDGKPRFKLDEPVTGQTDLSMSGSGLTNFPSAPITQDQDEESFIVFGSDSLNSIQASSMASYIQIQQKSMSTDYSSLISSLSIEETQKKIKELLQENVKLKETLKQNNLAMKQQFNVLAAWQEEIMKVHQSHKQKFSETKALINQLRKENAELKVKASKDSVPSNINDSKIEDLEIQLQTTLLSQKSLQPPREVELEAANSKLVKELNDTKTVCYRLTAEVEHYTALSKHLSQQLKHAKLTIEELNLDLEKLQLNLKEKEELASLADFSIISMSEQTKPSKPWKDKIIEQEKEIEHLRGLINSLECQLNVSSQNTFAPIEIRTRDSSHPPSPDHVQFNENVKQYNETLVRLSELYAKYATRYINVQECLKELIELLQDLEQPEKKEGLGVNEQEKRDKLRSCQARLTKERQAMINERQELTKAQSQFQKIFSDFNSLLYELEILHEENDKLSSLRDNNASVAVTQESPQKSAVDDEQNLAKERLLLEAMKASILQEQKDLNEEKKAINALKEKCQKQDQEEVIKLQEAIKHLQNRNVYLEKCRTTDKETFELLNLEIKSLKSEAEKHPLLLAQVKIYETDFKEEREARERLSAENEKLIHELKKMRQMQVDLVENLEGRSSPRSQQQQSRHQQQQQQQQQSVTASGGEHREE, from the exons ATGGAGAATGTTCAAAAGTCCTACAAAGACA gTCCCCAGGATTCTCCTTCAATAGAAACAATCGACCCTGCTAGTCTACTGGAGGCTAATATAAAGGCTGGAGTGACTGATGAGAATCATCTTCGGAGTCTCGGCTTAATAATGGAAGATGGCAAACCAAGATTCAAGTTAGACGAGCCTGTGACTGGCCAGACTGATCTCAGCATGTCAGGGTCTGGTCTAACCAACTTTCCATCAGCTCCGATTACTCAGGATCAAGATGAGGAGtcatttattgtttttggaaGTGATTCGCTGAATTCGATACAAGCCTCTTCGATGGCATCATACATTCAGATTCAACAGAAGAGTATGTCGACT GATTATAGCTCGTTGATTTCCTCATTGAGCATCGAAGAGACCCAAAAAAAGATCAAGGAACTACTTCAAGAAAATGTCAAACTCAAGGAAACATTGAAGCAAAATAATTTGGCCATGAAACAACAGTTCAATGTTTTGGCAGCTTGGCAAGAAGAGATAATGAAAGTGCATCAGAGCCATAAgcaaaaattcagtgaaactAAGGCACTAATCAATCAATTGAGGAAGGAAAACGCAGAATTAAAAGTCAAGGCTTCAAAGGACTCGGTACCGTCGAACATCAACGATTCAAAG ATAGAAGATCTAGAAATCCAGCTGCAAACAACCTTACTTTCGCAAAAATCACTTCAACCTCCAAGAGAAGTTGAACTTGAGGCAGCAAATTCTAAGTTAGTTAAAGAACTGAATGATACAAAGACAGTTTGTTACCGGTTGACCGCTGAGGTCGAACATTACACAGCTTTATCCAAGCACCTTAGTCAGCAGTTAAAGCACGCCAAGTTAACAATTGAAGAGTTAAATCTTGACTTGGAAAAACTGCAGTTAAATTTAAAGGAAAAAGAGGAGCTGGCAAGCCTTGCAGATTTCAGTATAATTTCTATGTCAGAACAAACCAAGCCATCCAAACCGTGGAaagataaaattattgaacaaGAAAAGGAGATTGAACATCTTCGTGGATTGATCAATTCTTTGGAATGCCAGTTGAACGTTTCCTCTCAAAAT ACATTTGCGCCAATTGAAATTCGAACTCGTGACTCCAGCCATCCGCCCTCTCCAGATCATGTCCAGTTTAACGAAAATGTGAAACAATACAACGAAACATTAGTCCGTTTATCAGAATTATATGCTAAGTACGCAACACGATATATCAATGTACAAGAGTGTCTGAAGGAATTAATCGAACTTTTACAAGATTTAGAGCAGCCGGAAAA GAAAGAAGGACTTGGTGTTAATGAGCAGGAAAAGCGTGACAAGTTGAGGAGCTGCCAAGCCAGATTGACCAAAGAGCGGCAGGCTATGATTAACGAAAGGCAAGAGTTGACAAAAGCTCAAAGTcaattccaaaaaatattttccgattTCAACTCGTTGTTGTACGAGTTAGAAATTTTACACGAGGAAAATGATAAGCTGAGTTCCTTAAGAGATAATAAT GCCTCAGTGGCGGTGACACAAGAAAGTCCGCAAAAATCGGCAGTTGACGATGAGCAAAATTTGGCCAAGGAGAGACTACTTTTAGAAGCTATGAAAGCAAGTATTTTGCAAGAACAAAAGGATCttaatgaagaaaagaaagcaaTAAATGCACTGAaagaaaagtgtcaaaaacaGGATCAAGAGGAAGTGATAAAATTGCAAGAAGCCATCAAACATTTACAGAATAGAAACGTATACTTGGAAAAATGCCGAACAACTGATAAGGAAACATTCGAGCTATTGAATCTGGAGATTAAATCTTTAAAATCAGAG GCTGAAAAACACCCCCTGTTATTAGCACAAGTGAAAATTTACGAGACAGATTTTAAAGAGGAAAGAGAAGCCAGGGAACGATTGTCggcagaaaatgaaaaacttattcatgaattgaaaaaaatgcgtCAAATGCAGGTGGATTTAGTTGAAAACTTGGAAGGGCGTTCGTCGCCAAGATCACAACAACAGCAGTCGCGGCaccagcaacaacaacaacaacaacaacaatcagTAACTGCTAGTGGAGGGGAACATCGCGAAGAG TAA
- the LOC107227497 gene encoding optineurin isoform X2 produces MENVQKSYKDSPQDSPSIETIDPASLLEANIKAGVTDENHLRSLGLIMEDGKPRFKLDEPVTGQTDLSMSGSGLTNFPSAPITQDQDEESFIVFGSDSLNSIQASSMASYIQIQQKSMSTDYSSLISSLSIEETQKKIKELLQENVKLKETLKQNNLAMKQQFNVLAAWQEEIMKVHQSHKQKFSETKALINQLRKENAELKVKASKDSVPSNINDSKIEDLEIQLQTTLLSQKSLQPPREVELEAANSKLVKELNDTKTVCYRLTAEVEHYTALSKHLSQQLKHAKLTIEELNLDLEKLQLNLKEKEELASLADFSIISMSEQTKPSKPWKDKIIEQEKEIEHLRGLINSLECQLNVSSQNTFAPIEIRTRDSSHPPSPDHVQFNENVKQYNETLVRLSELYAKYATRYINVQECLKELIELLQDLEQPEKKEGLGVNEQEKRDKLRSCQARLTKERQAMINERQELTKAQSQFQKIFSDFNSLLYELEILHEENDKLSSLRDNNASVAVTQESPQKSAVDDEQNLAKERLLLEAMKASILQEQKDLNEEKKAINALKEKCQKQDQEEVIKLQEAIKHLQNRNVYLEKCRTTDKETFELLNLEIKSLKSEAEKHPLLLAQVKIYETDFKEEREARERLSAENEKLIHELKKMRQMQVDLVENLEGRSSPRSQQQQSRHQQQQQQQQQSVTASGGEHREEFSRRYCYFCGNFTRSNERHGWHLCNYMD; encoded by the exons ATGGAGAATGTTCAAAAGTCCTACAAAGACA gTCCCCAGGATTCTCCTTCAATAGAAACAATCGACCCTGCTAGTCTACTGGAGGCTAATATAAAGGCTGGAGTGACTGATGAGAATCATCTTCGGAGTCTCGGCTTAATAATGGAAGATGGCAAACCAAGATTCAAGTTAGACGAGCCTGTGACTGGCCAGACTGATCTCAGCATGTCAGGGTCTGGTCTAACCAACTTTCCATCAGCTCCGATTACTCAGGATCAAGATGAGGAGtcatttattgtttttggaaGTGATTCGCTGAATTCGATACAAGCCTCTTCGATGGCATCATACATTCAGATTCAACAGAAGAGTATGTCGACT GATTATAGCTCGTTGATTTCCTCATTGAGCATCGAAGAGACCCAAAAAAAGATCAAGGAACTACTTCAAGAAAATGTCAAACTCAAGGAAACATTGAAGCAAAATAATTTGGCCATGAAACAACAGTTCAATGTTTTGGCAGCTTGGCAAGAAGAGATAATGAAAGTGCATCAGAGCCATAAgcaaaaattcagtgaaactAAGGCACTAATCAATCAATTGAGGAAGGAAAACGCAGAATTAAAAGTCAAGGCTTCAAAGGACTCGGTACCGTCGAACATCAACGATTCAAAG ATAGAAGATCTAGAAATCCAGCTGCAAACAACCTTACTTTCGCAAAAATCACTTCAACCTCCAAGAGAAGTTGAACTTGAGGCAGCAAATTCTAAGTTAGTTAAAGAACTGAATGATACAAAGACAGTTTGTTACCGGTTGACCGCTGAGGTCGAACATTACACAGCTTTATCCAAGCACCTTAGTCAGCAGTTAAAGCACGCCAAGTTAACAATTGAAGAGTTAAATCTTGACTTGGAAAAACTGCAGTTAAATTTAAAGGAAAAAGAGGAGCTGGCAAGCCTTGCAGATTTCAGTATAATTTCTATGTCAGAACAAACCAAGCCATCCAAACCGTGGAaagataaaattattgaacaaGAAAAGGAGATTGAACATCTTCGTGGATTGATCAATTCTTTGGAATGCCAGTTGAACGTTTCCTCTCAAAAT ACATTTGCGCCAATTGAAATTCGAACTCGTGACTCCAGCCATCCGCCCTCTCCAGATCATGTCCAGTTTAACGAAAATGTGAAACAATACAACGAAACATTAGTCCGTTTATCAGAATTATATGCTAAGTACGCAACACGATATATCAATGTACAAGAGTGTCTGAAGGAATTAATCGAACTTTTACAAGATTTAGAGCAGCCGGAAAA GAAAGAAGGACTTGGTGTTAATGAGCAGGAAAAGCGTGACAAGTTGAGGAGCTGCCAAGCCAGATTGACCAAAGAGCGGCAGGCTATGATTAACGAAAGGCAAGAGTTGACAAAAGCTCAAAGTcaattccaaaaaatattttccgattTCAACTCGTTGTTGTACGAGTTAGAAATTTTACACGAGGAAAATGATAAGCTGAGTTCCTTAAGAGATAATAAT GCCTCAGTGGCGGTGACACAAGAAAGTCCGCAAAAATCGGCAGTTGACGATGAGCAAAATTTGGCCAAGGAGAGACTACTTTTAGAAGCTATGAAAGCAAGTATTTTGCAAGAACAAAAGGATCttaatgaagaaaagaaagcaaTAAATGCACTGAaagaaaagtgtcaaaaacaGGATCAAGAGGAAGTGATAAAATTGCAAGAAGCCATCAAACATTTACAGAATAGAAACGTATACTTGGAAAAATGCCGAACAACTGATAAGGAAACATTCGAGCTATTGAATCTGGAGATTAAATCTTTAAAATCAGAG GCTGAAAAACACCCCCTGTTATTAGCACAAGTGAAAATTTACGAGACAGATTTTAAAGAGGAAAGAGAAGCCAGGGAACGATTGTCggcagaaaatgaaaaacttattcatgaattgaaaaaaatgcgtCAAATGCAGGTGGATTTAGTTGAAAACTTGGAAGGGCGTTCGTCGCCAAGATCACAACAACAGCAGTCGCGGCaccagcaacaacaacaacaacaacaacaatcagTAACTGCTAGTGGAGGGGAACATCGCGAAGAG ttTTCCAGacgttattgttatttctgTGGTAATTTCACACGTAGTAACGAACGGCACGGATGGCATCTTTGCAATTATATGGACTGA
- the LOC107227473 gene encoding uncharacterized protein LOC107227473, with protein sequence MAFNTIFLILTITSYALTMPVQVADDRHLAVAETSTQGDVSKDFAGLQEEGTTAIVGQEDSTIASTTLVPLVGQDLEKRSVEVVPKANEDLETAAGTNLLRPLFVYRQQVAYRQRIRNARRRGSRFF encoded by the exons ATG gCATTCAACACAATCTTTTTGATCCTGACCATCACCTCCTACGCTCTGACAATGCCGGTTCAGGTCGCCGACGACAGGCATTTGGCTGTTGCCGAAACCTCAACCCAAGGCGATGTCAGTAAAGATTTTGCCGGGTTGCAAGAAGAAGGAACAACCGCGATAGTCGGCCAAGAAGATTCTACAATCGCGTCTACGACTCTTGTGCCTCTCGTTGGCCAAGACCTGGAAAAACGCAGCGTCGAAGTGGTACCGAAGGCTAACGAGGACCTCGAAACCGCGGCCGGAACCAATCTGCTCCGACCTCTTTTCGTCTACCGTCAGCAAGTCGCCTACCGGCAGCGCATCAGGAACGCGAGACGCCGTGGTAGCCGCTTCTTTTGA
- the LOC107227497 gene encoding optineurin isoform X1, which translates to MENVQKSYKDSPQDSPSIETIDPASLLEANIKAGVTDENHLRSLGLIMEDGKPRFKLDEPVTGQTDLSMSGSGLTNFPSAPITQDQDEESFIVFGSDSLNSIQASSMASYIQIQQKSMSTDYSSLISSLSIEETQKKIKELLQENVKLKETLKQNNLAMKQQFNVLAAWQEEIMKVHQSHKQKFSETKALINQLRKENAELKVKASKDSVPSNINDSKIEDLEIQLQTTLLSQKSLQPPREVELEAANSKLVKELNDTKTVCYRLTAEVEHYTALSKHLSQQLKHAKLTIEELNLDLEKLQLNLKEKEELASLADFSIISMSEQTKPSKPWKDKIIEQEKEIEHLRGLINSLECQLNVSSQNTFAPIEIRTRDSSHPPSPDHVQFNENVKQYNETLVRLSELYAKYATRYINVQECLKELIELLQDLEQPEKKEGLGVNEQEKRDKLRSCQARLTKERQAMINERQELTKAQSQFQKIFSDFNSLLYELEILHEENDKLSSLRDNNASVAVTQESPQKSAVDDEQNLAKERLLLEAMKASILQEQKDLNEEKKAINALKEKCQKQDQEEVIKLQEAIKHLQNRNVYLEKCRTTDKETFELLNLEIKSLKSEAEKHPLLLAQVKIYETDFKEEREARERLSAENEKLIHELKKMRQMQVDLVENLEGRSSPRSQQQQSRHQQQQQQQQQSVTASGGEHREEDSDYLPTSVITAFSCPKCSLSFRALRPLQEHVEACLDLQ; encoded by the exons ATGGAGAATGTTCAAAAGTCCTACAAAGACA gTCCCCAGGATTCTCCTTCAATAGAAACAATCGACCCTGCTAGTCTACTGGAGGCTAATATAAAGGCTGGAGTGACTGATGAGAATCATCTTCGGAGTCTCGGCTTAATAATGGAAGATGGCAAACCAAGATTCAAGTTAGACGAGCCTGTGACTGGCCAGACTGATCTCAGCATGTCAGGGTCTGGTCTAACCAACTTTCCATCAGCTCCGATTACTCAGGATCAAGATGAGGAGtcatttattgtttttggaaGTGATTCGCTGAATTCGATACAAGCCTCTTCGATGGCATCATACATTCAGATTCAACAGAAGAGTATGTCGACT GATTATAGCTCGTTGATTTCCTCATTGAGCATCGAAGAGACCCAAAAAAAGATCAAGGAACTACTTCAAGAAAATGTCAAACTCAAGGAAACATTGAAGCAAAATAATTTGGCCATGAAACAACAGTTCAATGTTTTGGCAGCTTGGCAAGAAGAGATAATGAAAGTGCATCAGAGCCATAAgcaaaaattcagtgaaactAAGGCACTAATCAATCAATTGAGGAAGGAAAACGCAGAATTAAAAGTCAAGGCTTCAAAGGACTCGGTACCGTCGAACATCAACGATTCAAAG ATAGAAGATCTAGAAATCCAGCTGCAAACAACCTTACTTTCGCAAAAATCACTTCAACCTCCAAGAGAAGTTGAACTTGAGGCAGCAAATTCTAAGTTAGTTAAAGAACTGAATGATACAAAGACAGTTTGTTACCGGTTGACCGCTGAGGTCGAACATTACACAGCTTTATCCAAGCACCTTAGTCAGCAGTTAAAGCACGCCAAGTTAACAATTGAAGAGTTAAATCTTGACTTGGAAAAACTGCAGTTAAATTTAAAGGAAAAAGAGGAGCTGGCAAGCCTTGCAGATTTCAGTATAATTTCTATGTCAGAACAAACCAAGCCATCCAAACCGTGGAaagataaaattattgaacaaGAAAAGGAGATTGAACATCTTCGTGGATTGATCAATTCTTTGGAATGCCAGTTGAACGTTTCCTCTCAAAAT ACATTTGCGCCAATTGAAATTCGAACTCGTGACTCCAGCCATCCGCCCTCTCCAGATCATGTCCAGTTTAACGAAAATGTGAAACAATACAACGAAACATTAGTCCGTTTATCAGAATTATATGCTAAGTACGCAACACGATATATCAATGTACAAGAGTGTCTGAAGGAATTAATCGAACTTTTACAAGATTTAGAGCAGCCGGAAAA GAAAGAAGGACTTGGTGTTAATGAGCAGGAAAAGCGTGACAAGTTGAGGAGCTGCCAAGCCAGATTGACCAAAGAGCGGCAGGCTATGATTAACGAAAGGCAAGAGTTGACAAAAGCTCAAAGTcaattccaaaaaatattttccgattTCAACTCGTTGTTGTACGAGTTAGAAATTTTACACGAGGAAAATGATAAGCTGAGTTCCTTAAGAGATAATAAT GCCTCAGTGGCGGTGACACAAGAAAGTCCGCAAAAATCGGCAGTTGACGATGAGCAAAATTTGGCCAAGGAGAGACTACTTTTAGAAGCTATGAAAGCAAGTATTTTGCAAGAACAAAAGGATCttaatgaagaaaagaaagcaaTAAATGCACTGAaagaaaagtgtcaaaaacaGGATCAAGAGGAAGTGATAAAATTGCAAGAAGCCATCAAACATTTACAGAATAGAAACGTATACTTGGAAAAATGCCGAACAACTGATAAGGAAACATTCGAGCTATTGAATCTGGAGATTAAATCTTTAAAATCAGAG GCTGAAAAACACCCCCTGTTATTAGCACAAGTGAAAATTTACGAGACAGATTTTAAAGAGGAAAGAGAAGCCAGGGAACGATTGTCggcagaaaatgaaaaacttattcatgaattgaaaaaaatgcgtCAAATGCAGGTGGATTTAGTTGAAAACTTGGAAGGGCGTTCGTCGCCAAGATCACAACAACAGCAGTCGCGGCaccagcaacaacaacaacaacaacaacaatcagTAACTGCTAGTGGAGGGGAACATCGCGAAGAG GATTCGGACTATCTACCAACGTCAGTTATCACTGCATTTTCATGTCCAAAGTGCAGCCTATCTTTCAGAGCGCTAAGACCTCTCCAGGAGCACGTTGAAGCATGTTTAGATCTTCAGTGA
- the LOC107227474 gene encoding heterogeneous nuclear ribonucleoprotein 87F isoform X2 has translation MLRPTYIVLIFAVFACVYGILSVDGSPVGPEVGTGVADFQSVPGSEGDVSPGDNSDLDAEASHWRYSSYYKPRWSGYGGWGWGGRVGYGWGGGGWGGGGWGGRGHGWHSNYWY, from the exons ATGTTGCGACCAACGTATATT GTGTTGATTTTCGCCGTCTTTGCCTGTGTCTACGGGATATTATCGGTCGACGGATCTCCAGTCGGACCGGAAGTTGGCACAGGAGTTGCAGATTTTCAGTCTGTCCCAGGTTCCGAGGGTGATGTATCACCGGGTGACAACAGTGACCTAGACGCTGAAGCCTCGCACTGGAG ATACTCGAGCTACTACAAACCCAGATGGAGCGGTTACGGGGGTTGGGGATGGGGTGGCAGAGTTGGATATGGATGGGGCGGTGGTGGTTGGGGCGGCGGTGGTTGGGGCGGTAGAGGACATGGATGGCATTCGAACTACTGGTACTAG
- the LOC107227497 gene encoding optineurin isoform X3, translating into MENVQKSYKDSPQDSPSIETIDPASLLEANIKAGVTDENHLRSLGLIMEDGKPRFKLDEPVTGQTDLSMSGSGLTNFPSAPITQDQDEESFIVFGSDSLNSIQASSMASYIQIQQKSMSTDYSSLISSLSIEETQKKIKELLQENVKLKETLKQNNLAMKQQFNVLAAWQEEIMKVHQSHKQKFSETKALINQLRKENAELKVKASKDSVPSNINDSKIEDLEIQLQTTLLSQKSLQPPREVELEAANSKLVKELNDTKTVCYRLTAEVEHYTALSKHLSQQLKHAKLTIEELNLDLEKLQLNLKEKEELASLADFSIISMSEQTKPSKPWKDKIIEQEKEIEHLRGLINSLECQLNVSSQNTFAPIEIRTRDSSHPPSPDHVQFNENVKQYNETLVRLSELYAKYATRYINVQECLKELIELLQDLEQPEKKEGLGVNEQEKRDKLRSCQARLTKERQAMINERQELTKAQSQFQKIFSDFNSLLYELEILHEENDKLSSLRDNNASVAVTQESPQKSAVDDEQNLAKERLLLEAMKASILQEQKDLNEEKKAINALKEKCQKQDQEEVIKLQEAIKHLQNRNVYLEKCRTTDKETFELLNLEIKSLKSEAEKHPLLLAQVKIYETDFKEEREARERLSAENEKLIHELKKMRQMQVDLVENLEGRSSPRSQQQQSRHQQQQQQQQQSVTASGGEHREERTCRYTDYIFRHIFMRI; encoded by the exons ATGGAGAATGTTCAAAAGTCCTACAAAGACA gTCCCCAGGATTCTCCTTCAATAGAAACAATCGACCCTGCTAGTCTACTGGAGGCTAATATAAAGGCTGGAGTGACTGATGAGAATCATCTTCGGAGTCTCGGCTTAATAATGGAAGATGGCAAACCAAGATTCAAGTTAGACGAGCCTGTGACTGGCCAGACTGATCTCAGCATGTCAGGGTCTGGTCTAACCAACTTTCCATCAGCTCCGATTACTCAGGATCAAGATGAGGAGtcatttattgtttttggaaGTGATTCGCTGAATTCGATACAAGCCTCTTCGATGGCATCATACATTCAGATTCAACAGAAGAGTATGTCGACT GATTATAGCTCGTTGATTTCCTCATTGAGCATCGAAGAGACCCAAAAAAAGATCAAGGAACTACTTCAAGAAAATGTCAAACTCAAGGAAACATTGAAGCAAAATAATTTGGCCATGAAACAACAGTTCAATGTTTTGGCAGCTTGGCAAGAAGAGATAATGAAAGTGCATCAGAGCCATAAgcaaaaattcagtgaaactAAGGCACTAATCAATCAATTGAGGAAGGAAAACGCAGAATTAAAAGTCAAGGCTTCAAAGGACTCGGTACCGTCGAACATCAACGATTCAAAG ATAGAAGATCTAGAAATCCAGCTGCAAACAACCTTACTTTCGCAAAAATCACTTCAACCTCCAAGAGAAGTTGAACTTGAGGCAGCAAATTCTAAGTTAGTTAAAGAACTGAATGATACAAAGACAGTTTGTTACCGGTTGACCGCTGAGGTCGAACATTACACAGCTTTATCCAAGCACCTTAGTCAGCAGTTAAAGCACGCCAAGTTAACAATTGAAGAGTTAAATCTTGACTTGGAAAAACTGCAGTTAAATTTAAAGGAAAAAGAGGAGCTGGCAAGCCTTGCAGATTTCAGTATAATTTCTATGTCAGAACAAACCAAGCCATCCAAACCGTGGAaagataaaattattgaacaaGAAAAGGAGATTGAACATCTTCGTGGATTGATCAATTCTTTGGAATGCCAGTTGAACGTTTCCTCTCAAAAT ACATTTGCGCCAATTGAAATTCGAACTCGTGACTCCAGCCATCCGCCCTCTCCAGATCATGTCCAGTTTAACGAAAATGTGAAACAATACAACGAAACATTAGTCCGTTTATCAGAATTATATGCTAAGTACGCAACACGATATATCAATGTACAAGAGTGTCTGAAGGAATTAATCGAACTTTTACAAGATTTAGAGCAGCCGGAAAA GAAAGAAGGACTTGGTGTTAATGAGCAGGAAAAGCGTGACAAGTTGAGGAGCTGCCAAGCCAGATTGACCAAAGAGCGGCAGGCTATGATTAACGAAAGGCAAGAGTTGACAAAAGCTCAAAGTcaattccaaaaaatattttccgattTCAACTCGTTGTTGTACGAGTTAGAAATTTTACACGAGGAAAATGATAAGCTGAGTTCCTTAAGAGATAATAAT GCCTCAGTGGCGGTGACACAAGAAAGTCCGCAAAAATCGGCAGTTGACGATGAGCAAAATTTGGCCAAGGAGAGACTACTTTTAGAAGCTATGAAAGCAAGTATTTTGCAAGAACAAAAGGATCttaatgaagaaaagaaagcaaTAAATGCACTGAaagaaaagtgtcaaaaacaGGATCAAGAGGAAGTGATAAAATTGCAAGAAGCCATCAAACATTTACAGAATAGAAACGTATACTTGGAAAAATGCCGAACAACTGATAAGGAAACATTCGAGCTATTGAATCTGGAGATTAAATCTTTAAAATCAGAG GCTGAAAAACACCCCCTGTTATTAGCACAAGTGAAAATTTACGAGACAGATTTTAAAGAGGAAAGAGAAGCCAGGGAACGATTGTCggcagaaaatgaaaaacttattcatgaattgaaaaaaatgcgtCAAATGCAGGTGGATTTAGTTGAAAACTTGGAAGGGCGTTCGTCGCCAAGATCACAACAACAGCAGTCGCGGCaccagcaacaacaacaacaacaacaacaatcagTAACTGCTAGTGGAGGGGAACATCGCGAAGAG CGTACGTGTAGGTATACTGATTATATTTTTAGACATATATTCATGCGCATATAG
- the LOC107227474 gene encoding heterogeneous nuclear ribonucleoprotein 87F isoform X1 produces MLRPTYIQFLCSQVLIFAVFACVYGILSVDGSPVGPEVGTGVADFQSVPGSEGDVSPGDNSDLDAEASHWRYSSYYKPRWSGYGGWGWGGRVGYGWGGGGWGGGGWGGRGHGWHSNYWY; encoded by the exons ATGTTGCGACCAACGTATATT CAATTTTTGTGCTCTCAGGTGTTGATTTTCGCCGTCTTTGCCTGTGTCTACGGGATATTATCGGTCGACGGATCTCCAGTCGGACCGGAAGTTGGCACAGGAGTTGCAGATTTTCAGTCTGTCCCAGGTTCCGAGGGTGATGTATCACCGGGTGACAACAGTGACCTAGACGCTGAAGCCTCGCACTGGAG ATACTCGAGCTACTACAAACCCAGATGGAGCGGTTACGGGGGTTGGGGATGGGGTGGCAGAGTTGGATATGGATGGGGCGGTGGTGGTTGGGGCGGCGGTGGTTGGGGCGGTAGAGGACATGGATGGCATTCGAACTACTGGTACTAG